One segment of Zhihengliuella halotolerans DNA contains the following:
- a CDS encoding RNA polymerase sigma factor has translation MPATETSSQNARTRDQQSSAPAAEPDAPQDEELTPQQKAARTRARKKAAAEASGTAPAKATRAKKPAAAPAAEPAPAAEAAEEQKPAADKDGKPEEESRGFVLTTDEDDAPQQQVLVAGATADPVKDYLKQIGKVALLNAEQEVDLALRIEAGLFATHKLAQGGDKLDKRLRWDLEQVVHDGKIAKNHLLEANLRLVVSLAKRYTGRGMLFLDLIQEGNLGLIRAVEKFDYTKGFKFSTYATWWIRQAITRAMADQARTIRIPVHMVEVINKLARVQRQMLQDLGREPTPEELAKELDMTPEKVVEVQKYGREPISLHTPLGEDGDSEFGDLIEDSEAVVPADAVSFTLLQEQLHSVLDTLSEREAGVVAMRFGLTDGQPKTLDEIGKVYGVTRERIRQIESKTMSKLRHPSRSQVLRDYLD, from the coding sequence GTGCCAGCAACCGAGACAAGTTCTCAGAACGCCCGGACGCGGGATCAGCAGTCGTCGGCTCCTGCCGCCGAACCAGACGCCCCTCAGGATGAGGAGCTGACGCCGCAGCAGAAGGCGGCCCGCACGCGGGCACGCAAGAAGGCGGCGGCCGAGGCGTCGGGTACTGCGCCTGCCAAGGCGACCCGGGCGAAGAAGCCGGCGGCCGCTCCGGCTGCGGAGCCTGCGCCGGCGGCCGAGGCGGCGGAGGAGCAGAAGCCCGCCGCCGACAAGGACGGCAAGCCCGAGGAAGAGAGCCGCGGGTTCGTCCTGACGACGGACGAGGACGACGCGCCGCAGCAGCAGGTGCTCGTCGCCGGCGCCACGGCCGACCCCGTGAAGGACTACCTCAAGCAGATCGGCAAGGTCGCCCTGCTGAATGCGGAGCAGGAAGTGGATCTTGCGCTCCGCATCGAGGCCGGACTCTTCGCGACCCACAAGCTCGCGCAGGGCGGCGACAAGCTCGACAAGCGCCTGCGTTGGGACCTCGAGCAGGTCGTGCACGACGGCAAGATCGCGAAGAACCACCTCCTCGAGGCGAACCTTCGCCTCGTGGTGTCGCTGGCGAAGCGCTACACGGGCCGCGGCATGCTCTTCCTGGACCTCATCCAGGAAGGCAACTTGGGTCTCATCCGTGCCGTCGAGAAGTTCGACTACACCAAGGGCTTCAAGTTCTCGACCTACGCGACCTGGTGGATCCGTCAGGCGATCACTCGCGCCATGGCCGATCAGGCGCGAACCATCCGCATCCCGGTCCACATGGTCGAGGTCATCAACAAGCTCGCCCGCGTGCAGCGCCAGATGCTCCAGGACCTCGGCCGCGAGCCCACGCCGGAGGAGCTGGCCAAGGAACTCGACATGACCCCTGAGAAGGTCGTCGAAGTCCAGAAGTACGGTCGCGAACCCATTTCCCTGCACACGCCGCTCGGCGAAGACGGGGACTCGGAATTCGGCGACCTCATCGAGGACTCCGAAGCGGTCGTGCCGGCCGACGCGGTCAGTTTCACACTGCTGCAGGAACAGCTGCATTCCGTGCTGGACACGCTCTCGGAGCGGGAGGCCGGCGTCGTCGCCATGCGCTTCGGCCTGACCGACGGACAGCCGAAGACTTTAGACGAAATAGGAAAAGTCTACGGAGTGACGCGCGAGCGCATCCGCCAGATAGAGTCCAAGACAATGTCCAAGCTCCGGCACCCGTCCCGCTCGCAGGTCCTGCGGGACTACC